The region TGATCAAACCTCGCTGCCATGCTTCCGGCCTAGACATCGACTACTACTCCAATCCTTTCGCGGGCTACAGCAGGGAAGGCTCCTTGCCTTGGTCTTACTACATCACACAGAAACTTCGGCCACTTCAGTCCTCATCCACAAATGTCACATTCTTCCCACAAGATTTCGGTCCTCCCGCAAACCTGCCTAAGATTTATCCCCGCCCAGATCTTCCAGGCTTGTGGTATGCCGTCGGCTGGACTAAGGAAACCAACGGTGGTATCAAAGTTGACGCCAACAACTTTACCCTGGTATACAGTGGTTTCTATCGTGCGCCTGAAACTGGCAAGTACACCCTGTGCACCACTGCAGATAACGAGAACGATATCTTCTTTGGACATGGCAAAGCGTTTGACTGCCTGACCGGGTCTGTGGATACAAGTGTCAAACCGCTCGTAATTTCGACGGGAGGTTCGTATGTCAACGGCATCAAGTGTGCAGATTTGGATCTGGTTAAGGATTCGTACTACCCGCTTCGGAGTGTGATGGGAGATTGGCAGGGTCCATCGGCGTTTAATGTAACCATCAAGACACCAAGTCAGAAGTTCGAAGACCGTAAGAAcaactttgctggcttggcttaTCCTCTGTCCTGTCATCTTGGGTTGTAATTCGGTCAACGGTCTAAGGACCATGGGCAACAGCGGGTTGTGGGCAAAGCGTGGTTGTTCCGTATGGGTAgtgagaagaagacgcaaTACTTGGCTAAAGCAAGGCGCAAATTTACATTCAACTTTCAAGGCACATAGTAACTTTAGTAATTGATTCAACATTGGAGTTCAGAATTGTGCACTAGTTTGATGAAAGCAGATGCCCTTTAGTCTCGACATGTTTCGCAAACAGCAGTCCACAAACATTGCACAACGTACACAACCCATCTGGTCCATTTCTCCATTGAGGCGTAACCGCGGTGTAACACTGGTGACAGGACATATCCATTTGCTCTGTCTATTTGTAACTTATTGTTAGCTCTCGAGCCGTATGTTATTCAAGCCATGATGCGCAGTCGAGCATTTACCTGTTTGTTGTCTTGTGGGCTCTTCGAATCGCCCGTTGTATTTGCCTCTATCGACGAGCTCTCCCCTCTCTCTCGACTTTGATGTCGAAGCAAGAGTATCTCATCTAAGTTTCTTCTGATGGTGCGACATAAGTTGATCATTGCATacaactcatcatcagtCAAATGGCCTGTGGTGCTCCCACATGCACTGGGGAATTGGTAGGTAAAGCTGGATAGTTCTTGGATGCTATTCTCAACCTGTCATTCCATTCTATCAGCATTTCATGGTCTCTTTGCGATATTATAATTTCTTAGTACCATAACAAAGTTATCTCGCTGCCGGAGGTCGTTCAATGAGAATGTTAAACTCATTTCCTTACCACTGAGCGTCAAATGGCACCCTGCCGCTAGGATATTCGACAAGCCctgacaaggacaagccAACAACGCCGCAATCGATTCAGGGATCCCAGATTTAGATTTTGACTTCTTCCTATGCCTCGCGAATTACACAATCATAGACATGCGAGAATCAAAAATTGGCAGCGTCAATGGAGTGGCAATCCGCAGGTCGGACGGGGAGTTGGACATGCACAAAATTACTCTAAACTAACAGACAATGGAGGCAGGAGACTTAAGAAGTAAGGGGGAATCAGACCTGACCTTGACTAGTATACAATACCCTGCCGCGGATAAATCTTAAGCCCGTACCACATATATGTTAACTGTGGCGGCGGGTGGCAATTATGCAGACCGGGGAAATTTCATTGGATTAGGAAGAATGGAGGGCATCCGACTTGCTAAGCCTTCCGTGATGTGTTTAACGCTGCTATCTCCAGGGTCCCGAACTTTCTCGACAGCAACAGAGGCAACAAGCGAAGGTTGGCAAGATAATGTTGGAACCCCTTCAGGACTTCCAGCCTGCGTTTCGGCCGATGTGTTCCAAATTACGCAAGGTATGACCAACGGCTTTATCAAGTCAAGCATACGGGCTGAATAAGTGGTAGCCTGCTGAAATGATTGTCACCCCGTTTCAACCCGAACGCGCAATCGTGTCTTGGTAAATGATGATATATTTCGTCGGTCCGACAATGAAAAACAGTGTCTTGAAACAAACCTCACTGAACGAAATTGAATGAGAAGAATGACATCAGAACCCTGAAATTTCAAACCACCCCGTACATGTTTTCTCGGCCCGCAGGTATTCTAGACCAGCAGTGGCAAACAGATTGCAGCCGACCTTGTTCGCCACCGGACAATCATCTCCGGAACCCCTACGGTGCCTATATGGCAGGGACCTCACGCCATGTCCTTGCTCAATTGGGGCCATGGAGACTACTATGACCGAAAGCACAAACTTTGCGTTAGGTTATCGCCTGATGTTAACTTCAGACTCAGAGCGGTCACACTGTGTTGAAAGACCACCATTTCTGTGGCGAGCATGTGTGCAAGATACTTGACACTTTGGTCCATTCGTCGTAACAGAGGTAGAGGTGGTTGCTCGATTAGATGAACTTTACCATGCTGTCCTGTAAGTAGTCTACGACATTCTGATAGAAGCGAATTTGCAAAGCATCATTGTCCCGCAAGACTGGTATACTGAGCCGGCCGTCTGTGAGTCGTCTCATTATTTCGGAGCCACATGCTTTACTACACGCAATCTTTTGAGGAGATTGAATACAATCACAACCACAGGGAGGTTCTGGATGAGAACAGCATTGAAGGTTGATATATGACGTACTAGTACCATAACGAAGTTCAGCTCTTCCATCCCCAACTCCTCTGAGGACTCATACAGCTCTTCCCAACACCACTTGTCAGAGACAGTTTACCATCGCAAAGCATCCACAGCCAAttggtcttcttcaaaaGCTCCGGCGGATTCTGCGACGCCTCCCATTGCCGGGTCTCGTCGGTTGCTTAGCTGGCGGCTCCTCGAAGTACCACGTTGACGTGTCAAACTTGAACGGTTTCTGTCCAAAATTCGCCAAAACATTACAGCCTTGGGAATGGGCATCAAAGGAAACCGCCGGGTACAACTTACCCATGATATCTCGGAACGCTAGGCCTTTTCGAGGTACAAAATAACCCATAGTCAGCCCAGATACTCTTCCACGCTTCGGAGGCGTCTATTCCCTCAGGACACTTACCAAGACAATCACCATTCAATGTAAAGAAAGCAACCTCGTTGTCAAAGTCCACGCCGCACCCGACGACATCTCCCTTCGCATACGTCGGCCCATACTTAGTCGTTCCGCCCACAGTGTAATATCCCCCGTCAGCTCTGGAGTATCCCCAGGTTGCTACACCCCAGCCCAACTGTTGATCCAGGGGTGAATGCTCCTCGCAGAATCCCACGTGAATGAGGCTGTCGAAATAGGGATTTCGTTAGCACTCATAATGCAATTACCAGAGATGAAAACGCGGGACCAGTCACATACTTATCGTTAGCGTCCTCCATTATTTCGATCTCGAAGTAGTACATTTGATCGCCAGGCATGGCATGGTCAGCACGGATTACTGCGCTTGACTGACATTGATAGACCCAATTTGATGGGCGGCCAGCTGAGGTTGGTTTCAAGTAATTAGCCATTTGATTGATATGAACTGGGTCTCTGGGGTTTTGATGACAGTGTGCCACACTGCACATGCTGGGTGAGGAGAAACGAAGCCTATGATGCCGCACAACAACTTACTCATAACCGTGACAACTGTACCATCGTCTGAGACTTGCAAGCACCGCGACTTATCCTCTATGTGCCACTTCTGCGGCTGTCGACGCCCCGGCCCGAATGGGGTGAGGATATTGGCCGCGAACTTCTCCATGTTCTTCACCTTGTACCTAGTCGCAGTGTACGATGCCGTCCAGTCATCCCCGTCCAGCTCGATCCAGTCCTCCTCGCTTTGCATGTCACGAATGGTTTCCATCACAACACTCTCCTCGCCCGACGCAAACGCCGCATGCAGAACCAGGTTTGGGTTGCTAGGAAGGCGCCGGTTGATTCCAGCCTTCACTGTCTCACTAACGTTGGACTCGATGGCATCCCTTCCACGGCCTAGTCGGGCAGCCCAGTAGGCGTAAGTTCGCCCTCGGTAGTCTTTGATTGCTGGGTCCAAATCGGGATGTTCCAGAAGGGAATTTACGATTTCGCCGTCGGTATCTAGAGAGAATATGGCCCGGATGAGTGGTGTCTTCCCCCCTGTGTCGCTGGCATTGGGATCTGCTCCCCTTTCCAACAACTTCTTGACGATGTAGGCGTTATTACGTATGACGGCCTCCATCAGCGGCGTCCGTCCACCAACGTCCTTGTCGTAGA is a window of Pochonia chlamydosporia 170 chromosome 5, whole genome shotgun sequence DNA encoding:
- a CDS encoding floculation protein FLO1 (similar to Metarhizium acridum CQMa 102 XP_007815352.1); translation: MAAAFYLSKAFLLAFSLRAVAALDLDVDVDLDLDIGVDGRLPCKTTITIPYVGTCTTSTTIFPCGTGPATLVIQTPIITQTCGPTGTTTKQASHTSTSHHTTTQPTTTKPIPTTTKTTTKTPEPTPGGPCPLIKPRCHASGLDIDYYSNPFAGYSREGSLPWSYYITQKLRPLQSSSTNVTFFPQDFGPPANLPKIYPRPDLPGLWYAVGWTKETNGGIKVDANNFTLVYSGFYRAPETGKYTLCTTADNENDIFFGHGKAFDCLTGSVDTSVKPLVISTGGSYVNGIKCADLDLVKDSYYPLRSVMGDWQGPSAFNVTIKTPSQKFEDRKNNFAGLAYPLSCHLGL